A genomic stretch from Candidatus Methanomassiliicoccus intestinalis Issoire-Mx1 includes:
- a CDS encoding beta-CASP ribonuclease aCPSF1: protein MSTERILEEAREQISKIIPEGVNISGIEYEGPLVVVYTKDMDTFASNNDIVKQLAQGLRRRVAIRPDPSMLADPEEVERRIREIIPDEAEITDIYFDDDIGEVMIEAISPGIVIGKHGSTLNEIKKEVGWAPKVVRAPPLPSKTVSDIRSYLRQISDDRKVFLKKVGRRLARQRLEGESWLRMTALGGFREVGRSATLLSTRESKVLIDCGIDPGKDGGTPYFNAPELMPLDTLDAVVITHAHMDHCALLPVLYKFGYDGPVYCTPPTRDLMSLMQLDGIKVSFGEGKKAPYESSHVREVVAHCIPLKYGETTDIAPDIRLTFQNAGHILGSAVCHFHVGDGMHNIAFTGDMKFERTWLFNATANRFPRLETLVIESTYGGHRDFQPSRADAVNTLNEICDRVLKRQGKILIPVFAVGRSQEVMLVLEELMRTGKLPSVPIYLDGMIWEATAIHTAYPEYLNSQLRTQIFQMGENPFLSPLFKRVETQDMRERICHDDEPCIVLSTSGMMNGGPVMEYLKSWADNSNNCLIFVGYQAEGTLGSRILKGQTDLQIPERGKMINIKMCMDIEVAEGFSGHSDRRQLMAYIASLDPKPNKIIIGHGDEHKCSDLASSIYKKFNIETRAPMNLETIRMR, encoded by the coding sequence ATGAGTACAGAGAGGATTTTAGAAGAAGCTAGAGAGCAGATCAGCAAAATAATTCCGGAAGGAGTTAACATCTCTGGCATTGAATACGAAGGCCCTTTGGTTGTGGTTTATACAAAGGACATGGATACATTTGCATCCAATAATGATATTGTAAAACAGCTTGCCCAGGGATTGAGAAGAAGAGTAGCCATCAGGCCAGACCCATCAATGCTGGCAGATCCAGAGGAAGTCGAAAGAAGAATAAGAGAGATTATTCCAGATGAAGCTGAGATCACAGATATTTATTTTGACGATGACATCGGGGAAGTAATGATTGAGGCCATTTCACCAGGCATCGTCATTGGAAAACATGGAAGCACCCTTAACGAAATCAAAAAAGAAGTTGGGTGGGCGCCTAAAGTTGTGAGAGCTCCCCCTCTGCCGTCAAAAACAGTTTCCGATATCAGAAGTTACCTTCGTCAGATTTCAGATGACAGAAAGGTATTTCTAAAAAAAGTAGGAAGACGCCTGGCAAGACAGAGGCTTGAAGGCGAAAGCTGGCTCCGCATGACCGCCCTGGGAGGTTTCAGAGAAGTAGGAAGAAGTGCTACGCTGCTTTCCACAAGAGAGTCTAAAGTCCTTATCGACTGCGGAATTGACCCCGGAAAAGACGGAGGTACGCCTTATTTCAATGCCCCGGAACTTATGCCGCTGGACACTCTGGACGCAGTAGTGATTACCCATGCACACATGGATCACTGTGCACTTCTGCCTGTTTTGTATAAATTTGGATATGACGGCCCGGTTTACTGTACTCCGCCTACCAGAGATCTAATGTCACTGATGCAGCTGGATGGTATCAAAGTCTCTTTCGGAGAGGGTAAGAAAGCTCCATATGAATCATCTCATGTAAGAGAAGTCGTGGCTCACTGTATTCCACTGAAGTATGGAGAGACTACCGATATTGCTCCAGATATCAGACTTACATTCCAGAATGCAGGGCATATCTTAGGTTCAGCCGTATGTCATTTCCATGTCGGAGACGGCATGCATAACATTGCATTTACCGGCGATATGAAGTTTGAAAGGACCTGGCTGTTCAATGCTACAGCCAACCGCTTCCCGAGACTGGAAACATTAGTTATAGAGTCTACGTACGGAGGACACAGGGACTTTCAGCCATCCAGGGCAGACGCGGTCAACACTTTGAATGAGATCTGCGACAGAGTGCTTAAGAGGCAGGGAAAAATCCTCATCCCAGTATTTGCAGTCGGACGTTCTCAGGAAGTTATGCTGGTTCTCGAAGAACTGATGCGTACGGGTAAGCTGCCCAGTGTTCCAATATATCTTGATGGTATGATCTGGGAAGCTACAGCAATTCATACAGCATACCCTGAATACCTGAACTCACAATTGAGAACACAGATTTTCCAGATGGGAGAAAATCCATTTTTATCACCCCTCTTCAAACGTGTTGAAACTCAGGATATGAGAGAAAGGATATGTCATGATGATGAACCGTGCATAGTGCTTTCCACAAGCGGTATGATGAACGGCGGTCCGGTTATGGAATATCTAAAATCATGGGCAGACAATTCAAACAACTGCCTCATTTTTGTAGGATATCAGGCTGAAGGAACTCTTGGAAGCAGGATTCTAAAAGGCCAGACGGATCTGCAGATTCCAGAAAGGGGTAAGATGATCAATATCAAAATGTGTATGGATATTGAAGTTGCCGAAGGATTCTCCGGTCACTCAGACCGCAGACAGCTGATGGCATATATTGCATCTTTAGATCCTAAACCTAATAAGATTATCATAGGTCATGGTGATGAACATAAATGTTCAGATCTTGCTTCATCAATATACAAGAAATTCAATATTGAAACAAGAGCGCCGATGAACCTAGAAACAATAAGAATGCGCTGA
- the twy1 gene encoding 4-demethylwyosine synthase TYW1, whose product MNDVTETLKKQQYKLHGDHAAVKLCHWVKQSLLHDRPCYKQEFYGIKSHRCLQMTPVVNMCTHNCLFCWRVQGFDSENIAWKEPEDILEHCLEQQKKLVSGFGGDPRCSKEMWLEAREPKQVAISLSGEPTLYPMLGDFIELCKRRGMTTFLVTNGTTPEILEKLDPLPTQLYVTVAAPNEEVYKRICVPRIPDGWEKLMKTLELFPSLNTRTVIRHTLVQGWNVGWEDEYAKLDETADPMFIEPKGYVFVGDSRRRMTIDNMPSPASVAEFGKRIASRLGMELLRERPDSRVCLLGDKNAQVKIPGLE is encoded by the coding sequence ATGAATGATGTTACAGAAACTCTCAAAAAACAGCAGTATAAACTTCATGGCGATCATGCAGCTGTAAAGCTGTGCCACTGGGTAAAGCAGAGTCTGCTTCATGACCGGCCTTGTTATAAACAAGAATTCTACGGTATCAAGTCCCATAGGTGTCTGCAGATGACTCCTGTAGTCAACATGTGCACTCACAACTGCCTGTTCTGCTGGAGAGTCCAGGGATTTGATTCTGAAAATATTGCTTGGAAGGAACCTGAAGATATTCTTGAACACTGCCTGGAGCAGCAAAAGAAATTGGTATCTGGATTCGGGGGAGATCCCCGCTGCAGCAAAGAGATGTGGCTGGAAGCAAGAGAACCGAAACAGGTAGCGATCTCTCTCTCAGGCGAACCTACTTTGTATCCTATGCTGGGCGATTTCATCGAACTCTGTAAAAGAAGGGGCATGACTACGTTCCTAGTTACAAACGGCACCACGCCGGAAATTCTGGAGAAACTTGATCCTCTTCCTACTCAGCTGTATGTTACCGTTGCCGCTCCGAATGAGGAAGTTTACAAAAGAATATGCGTTCCAAGAATCCCGGACGGCTGGGAAAAATTGATGAAGACTCTGGAATTGTTTCCATCCCTTAACACCAGAACTGTGATACGCCATACACTCGTCCAAGGATGGAATGTGGGCTGGGAAGATGAGTATGCCAAATTGGATGAAACTGCCGATCCCATGTTCATAGAACCTAAGGGCTATGTCTTTGTAGGCGACTCCCGGCGGCGTATGACTATTGACAACATGCCGTCTCCCGCATCAGTGGCTGAATTCGGCAAAAGGATTGCATCACGTTTGGGCATGGAGCTGCTCAGGGAAAGACCGGACAGCAGAGTCTGTCTGCTTGGAGATAAAAACGCCCAAGTCAAAATACCTGGTCTAGAATAA
- a CDS encoding replication factor C large subunit yields MSDDWTELYRPNNLDEVVGNPKAVAALRQWADNWAAGKPVKKAAVLIGTPGVGKTSAALALAKEYGWDTVEMNASDQRNADAVKSVALRGALGQTFTDSGEFLSTLDGNLKLIVLDEADNLSGKEDRGGVPALVEVVKTTKQPVILIVNDWYALSRKSSALKSDTEQIKFSQIKSVTIRGVLRKIAKDQGITITDRALELLADNANGDMRSAVRDLQAVAMGKDEIKDIDATSVSYREVEKTMYNVMDDIFKSKDADRARRSLAEVDEPPETKLLWIEENLPVAYRDHLDMYKGMKAVATADKYLGRVYRRQYFGFWSYAGDFLSYGVCAAKTREMHGFLRYNFPQYLMKMSRSKGMRAVQASICSKLGEAVHMSAKQTRQDILPYFSRIYISDQEFALKTSLDLELEQEEIAYILGEKIDSAAVKRIMKSMNPDGEKPEKEKKASSKQKEKKKSPVNQSTLF; encoded by the coding sequence GTGAGTGATGATTGGACTGAACTCTACAGACCTAACAACCTTGATGAGGTTGTGGGGAATCCCAAAGCTGTAGCGGCGTTAAGACAATGGGCAGATAATTGGGCTGCGGGAAAGCCGGTAAAAAAGGCTGCAGTTCTGATAGGCACTCCCGGTGTAGGAAAAACCAGCGCTGCATTAGCATTAGCTAAAGAGTACGGCTGGGACACTGTGGAGATGAACGCTTCAGACCAGCGTAATGCCGATGCAGTAAAGAGTGTTGCTCTGCGGGGTGCTCTCGGCCAGACATTTACTGATTCAGGAGAATTTCTCTCAACATTGGATGGTAATCTTAAACTCATAGTCCTAGATGAAGCTGACAATTTAAGCGGTAAAGAGGACAGAGGCGGAGTGCCGGCATTGGTTGAGGTTGTCAAAACTACCAAACAGCCCGTAATTCTGATCGTAAACGACTGGTATGCTCTTTCCAGAAAAAGTTCTGCCCTCAAAAGTGATACAGAACAAATAAAATTCTCACAGATTAAATCTGTCACAATAAGAGGTGTTCTGAGAAAAATTGCCAAGGATCAGGGAATTACAATCACCGACAGAGCTCTGGAACTGCTTGCAGATAATGCAAACGGCGATATGAGGTCTGCAGTAAGAGATCTTCAGGCAGTTGCAATGGGCAAAGACGAAATCAAAGATATTGACGCTACATCGGTTTCATACAGAGAAGTGGAAAAGACAATGTACAATGTCATGGATGATATCTTCAAATCCAAAGATGCAGATCGGGCAAGAAGATCCCTTGCAGAAGTGGATGAACCTCCTGAAACTAAACTGCTCTGGATTGAAGAAAATCTTCCTGTTGCATACCGTGATCATCTGGATATGTACAAGGGAATGAAAGCCGTAGCAACAGCCGACAAATATCTGGGGAGAGTGTACCGCAGACAGTACTTTGGTTTCTGGTCCTATGCAGGTGATTTCTTATCATACGGCGTCTGCGCTGCTAAAACCAGGGAGATGCATGGATTCCTGAGGTATAATTTCCCGCAGTACTTGATGAAAATGTCCAGGTCAAAAGGCATGAGGGCTGTGCAGGCCAGTATCTGCAGCAAGCTCGGTGAAGCGGTGCACATGTCTGCAAAACAGACGCGGCAAGACATACTGCCTTATTTTTCAAGAATCTACATAAGTGATCAGGAGTTTGCACTCAAAACTTCTCTGGATCTGGAGCTGGAACAGGAGGAAATTGCCTACATTCTAGGGGAAAAGATCGATTCAGCGGCTGTCAAGAGAATCATGAAATCTATGAATCCTGACGGTGAAAAACCTGAAAAAGAGAAGAAAGCCTCCTCAAAACAAAAAGAAAAGAAAAAATCTCCTGTAAACCAGAGCACTCTGTTTTGA